The following proteins are co-located in the Acanthochromis polyacanthus isolate Apoly-LR-REF ecotype Palm Island chromosome 7, KAUST_Apoly_ChrSc, whole genome shotgun sequence genome:
- the adamts12 gene encoding A disintegrin and metalloproteinase with thrombospondin motifs 12: protein MRCSRESPVLFLLHFVFILAAGHGELSDSGRLLSLFAQQGQLSQSDLSIVHPVKTSADGGFISHSLSHHFMSGRVRRDLRPLAVEGQVYYRVNYKGRTLMFNLTANSHLVSHEYILERRNGSASSTEHRPSGGNSCHLLGTVEASDVLGTAAISTCKGLRGFFSLPEGHYFIEPVQKSPHDPAEAPEPHVVYPRDSAESQRKKRSLESKKTPNACGVRDAPSDSVQVEREREEWEREQQRGEDQTRPRSQRSVSRERWVETMVVADSKLIEYHGSDNVESYIFTIMNMVAGIFHDASIGNAIHVILVRLILLQGEEKGLKIVHHADTTLASFCAWQKNLNPQSDTHPAHHDVAVLVTRKDICAGMNQPCETLGLSHLSGMCQPHRSCNINEDSGLPVAFTIAHEMGHSFGIHHDGQGNDCELEGRHPFIMSRQLMYDSSPLTWSSCSKEYITRFLDRGWGFCLDDRPSKRDLTTPLARLGVRYTTHHQCQLQYGPNATFCPEVDNVCQILWCSVNGSCRSKLDSPIDGTRCGPEKWCISGECVIVGKLPETVNGGWGQWSTWSYCSRTCGTGVQSAERECNNPKPEFGGKYCTGERKRYRTCNTKPCRNNSPTFREMLCSEFDTVPYHNELYQWIPVANPLNPCELHCRPVNQYFSEKMLDTVTDGTPCFMNNNSRNICVNGVCKEVGCDYGINSNAEEDRCGVCLGDGTSCETVYKSFDEGEGFGYMDVGVIPEGARDILVKEVEEAGNFLALRSMGSEEYFLNGNYIIQWNGEYEAGGTTFFYERSGNMENLTAPGPTKEPVMLQLLFQERNPGLKFEYVIKKTKDTQNEVLEPIYTWRHGAWTDCSTTCGLGEQQQPVRCFEMDVGVVDESLCDLDNRPQDRHRKCKNMDCPARWWVGGWQQCTTTCGSDGLRKRTVLCVRTVSGEERVLHPVECKHLLKPKPVVPCNRDVPCGQEWAVGSWEECPVTCGGGVRSRTVTCALPSKNTCDPTTKPRSRSLCALQSCPNSSLRRRPGPPPKYRRIYPPKINSTKPPSSPTWAPVSTTAAPTTAKKTTTKETTTAFLQTTTSLSTPETTVPEIIDADDYEFNVMVGKNEDKRGKVFPAKPNFAEKDSKADVVEKEKVEEREEEEEGSTPNVVMYTPGYDYVVEERTEKTEEEGIIDLDVFTTATPLRKLPKSTTPTSHILITPTLQTSPPTVHTTGAPTTTTYSTPHTSTETWAKTTQYSSSTHTTSRFRTTRVTLTTPLSRDHTAASTAGFYTTRAPSTSARKVFTTAASSTVKIIKMKKPAVTPKKNSSTTRAKKPTSKPKGGRSKNQNQKLGSPKSISSDQSNLMAREPVSLDLFWVVGNWSECSTTCGIGAIWRTVMCSSQKEEDCANMKRPEPARTCHLQPCATWQSGSWSKCPNDCASVGRRYRDVQCVDSQSKRPLRPFHCQNVSSRPLGSLVCPHKSCMTWSISPWGPCSGSCGEGVKERLVYCPEPHRCSTTLRPNSTELCSLKPCTHWKTEDWEECSVSCGGGQQQRAVSCVSEQDSALMPNSLCEKISKPETLRKCNMQECKTNAGPVCKKNTMSSRFCDKLKLLGRCSLRSVQRQCCATCGP, encoded by the exons ATGCGATGTTCGCGGGAGAGCCCGGTTCTTTTTCTGCTgcactttgttttcattttggcaGCCGGCCACGGAGAGCTCTCAGACTCCGGCAGACTGCTCTCCCTCTTTGCACAGCAAG GTCAGTTGTCCCAGTCAGATCTGTCCATTGTCCATCCAGTGAAAACGAGCGCTGATGGAGGCTTCATCTCCCACTCTCTGTCCCACCACTTTATGAGTGGGAGAGTCAGGCGTGACCTACGACCCCTTGCTGTGGAGGGACAGGTTTACTACAGGGTCAACTACAAGGGGCGAACTTTAATGTTCAATTTGACTGCAAACAGTCACCTGGTTTCCCATGAATACATCCTGGAGAGGAGAAACGGCAGCGCCAGCAGCACAGAGCATCGTCCTTCTGGGGGGAATTCCTGCCACCTTCTTGGCACCGTGGAAGCTTCAGATGTGCTGGGAACCGCTGCCATCAGCACCTGCAAAGGCCTG agaGGCTTCTTCTCCCTGCCAGAGGGCCACTATTTTATTGAACCTGTTCAGAAATCTCCACATGATCCTGCAGAGGCTCCAGAGCCCCACGTCGTCTATCCAAGAGATTCTGCAGAAAGTCAGAGGAAAAAACGCAGCCTTGAGTCCAAAAAGACGCCCAATGCCTGTGGAGTTCGAG ATGCCCCAAGTGACTCCGTCCAggtggagagggagagggaggaatgGGAGAGGGAGCAGCAGAGGGGGGAGGATCAGACTCGGCCTCGCTCGCAGCGCTCAGTCAGCAGAGAGCGGTGGGTGGAGACCATGGTAGTGGCTGACTCCAAACTCATCGAATACCATGGCAGTGATAATGTGGAGTCCTACATCTTCACCATAATGAACATG GTGGCTGGGATCTTTCACGATGCCAGTATTGGGAATGCCATCCACGTCATCTTAGTGCGCCTCATCCTGTTACAAGGAGAAGAG AAAGGGTTGAAGATCGTTCACCATGCAGACACCACTTTGGCTAGTTTCTGTGCTTGGCAGAAAAACCTGAATCCCCAAAGCGACACACACCCAGCTCATCATGACGTGGCTGTGCTGGTTACCAG GAAAGACATATGTGCAGGAATGAACCAACCCTGTGAAACCCTCGGTCTGTCTCATCTATCTGGGATGTGTCAGCCTCACCGCAGCTGCAACATCAACGAGGATTCGGGACTACCTGTCGCCTTCACCATCGCTCATGAAATGGGCCACAG CTTTGGAATTCATCATGATGGCCAGGGGAACGACTGTGAGCTGGAAGGGAGACACCCGTTCATCATGTCCAGACAGCTGATGTACGACAGCTCGCCTCTCACTTGGTCGTCCTGCTCCAAAGAATACATCACACGCTTCCTCGA TCGTGGTTGGGGTTTCTGTCTCGATGACCGTCCTTCCAAGAGGGACCTCACCACCCCGCTGGCTCGCCTCGGTGTCCGATACACCACCCACCACCAGTGCCAGCTCCAGTACGGTCCGAATGCCACCTTCTGCCCTGAGGTTGAT aatgTTTGCCAGATTCTTTGGTGTTCTGTGAACGGTTCCTGTCGCTCCAAACTGGACTCGCCTATTGATGGTACTCGTTGTGGACCAGAGAAG tggtgcATCTCCGGTGAGTGTGTGATCGTGGGTAAACTCCCAGAGACGGTGAATGGAGGCTGGGGACAGTGGAGCACCTGGTCTTACTGCTCCAGGACTTGTGGGACTGGAGTTCAGTCAGCAGAGAGGGAATGTAACAACCCTAA ACCAGAGTTTGGGGGCAAGTACTGCACTGGCGAAAGGAAGCGTTATCGAACCTGCAACACGAAACCCTGTCGGAATAATAGTCCCACCTTTCGAGAGATGCTGTGCAGTGAGTTTGACACTGTGCCTTACCACAATGAGCTCTACCAGTGGATTCCTGTGGCTAACCCAT TGAATCCCTGTGAGCTGCACTGTCGACCAGTGAATCAGTACTTCTCCGAGAAGATGCTCGACACTGTGACGGACGGGACGCCATGCTTCATGAACAACAACTCCAGAAACATCTGTGTTAACGGAGTGTGCAAG GAGGTAGGCTGTGACTATGGCATCAACTCAAATGCAGAGGAGGATCGCTGTGGAGTCTGTTTGGGCGATGGCACAAGCTGCGAAACAGTTTATAAGTCGTTTGATGAAGGAGAAGGCTTTG GGTACATGGACGTGGGGGTGATACCCGAGGGGGCGCGGGACATCCTGGTGAAGGAAGTGGAGGAAGCAGGTAACTTCCTGGCTCTGAGGAGCATGGGGTCCGAGGAGTACTTCCTCAACGGCAACTACATCATCCAGTGGAACGGGGAGTATGAGGCCGGAGGGACGACGTTCTTCTACGAGCGCAGCGGGAACATGGAGAACCTCACTGCCCCTGGACCTACCAAAGAGCCGGTCATGCTCCAG TTGCTGTTCCAGGAGAGAAATCCAGGTCTAAAGTTTGAATATGTCATCAAGAAGACTAAAGACACTCAAAATGAGGTCCTTGAACCTATTTACACATGGAGACATGGAGCATGGACGGACTGCAGCACCACCTGTGGCCTTG GTGAGCAACAACAGCCTGTACGCTGTTTTGAGATGGATGTAGGCGTAGTGGATGAATCACTGTGTGACCTTGACAACCGTCCACAAGACAGACACCGAAAGTGCAAGAATATGGATTGTCCTGCTAG GTGGTGGGTTGGGGGTTGGCAGCAGTGCACAACCACCTGTGGATCAGACGGCTTGAGGAAGCGAACAGTTCTCTGCGTTCGCACAGTTTCAGGGGAGGAAAGAGTGCTCCACCCTGTGGAATGCAAGCATCTCCTTAAACCTAAACCTGTGGTGCCGTGCAACCGAGATGTACCCTGTGGACAGGAATGGGCTGTTGGCAGCTGGGAAGAA TGTCCTGTCACGTGTGGCGGAGGTGTTCGATCACGCACGGTCACATGTGCACTGCCATCCAAAAACACTTGTGACCCCACAACCAAACCGAGGTCTAGATCACTGTGCGCCCTGCAGAGCTGCCCTAACTCAAGTCTTCGTAGGCGACCAGGACCTCCTCCAAAATATCGCCGTATTTACCCACCTAAGATCAACTCCACTAAGCCTCCTAGTTCACCTACATGGGCTCCTGTGAGCACCACAGCAGCCCCTAcaactgcaaagaaaacaaccaccAAAGAAACTACAACAGCTTTCCTCCAGACCACCACTTCCCTTTCAACCCCTGAAACCACAGTCCCCGAAATCATAGATGCAGATGATTATGAGTTCAATGTTATGGTGGGGAAAAATGAGGATAAGAGAGGGAAAGTTTTTCCTGCTAAACCCAATTTTGCTGAGAAGGACAGCAAAGCAGATGTTGTGGAGAAGGAGAAGGtagaagagagggaggaagaggaggagggaagtaCTCCCAATGTGGTGATGTACACTCCAGGATATGACTACGTTGTTGAGGAGAGGACCGAGAAGACGGAAGAGGAAGGGATTATTGATCTCGATGTTTTCACCACAGCTACACCCCTCAGAAAACTTCCTAAATCAACCACACCAACATCACATATACTCATCACACCCACTTTACAAACAAGTCCACCTACTGTGCACACAACCGGAGCTCCAACCACAACTACCTACTCCACCCCACACACCAGCACTGAAACATGGGCAAAGACCACTCAATACTCATCTAGCACCCACACCACGTCACGTTTCAGGACAACAAGGGTTACTCTGACCACTCCTTTGTCCAGGGACCACACAGCTGCATCAACAGCTGGCTTCTACACAACGAGAGCTCCTTCGACATCTGCGAGAAAAGTCTTCACCACTGCAGCATCAAGCACAGTGAAGATTATCAAAATGAAGAAGCCTGCAGTCACACCCAAGAAAAACAGTTCTACGACTCGTGCTAAAAAGCCCACCTCCAAGCCTAAAGGTGGTCGCTCTAAGAACCAAAACCAGAAACTGGGGAGTCCGAAGAGCATCTCCAGTGACCAAAGCAACCTGATGGCCAGAGAGCCGGTCAGCTTGGATTTATTCTGGGTTGTAGGAAACTGGAGTGAG TGTTCAACAACATGTGGGATTGGGGCGATATGGCGGACGGTCATGTGCAGCTCCCAGAAGGAAGAGGACTGTGCCAACATGAAGAGACCTGAGCCTGCACGCACATGTCACCTGCAGCCCTGTGCCACCTGGCAAAGTGGCAGCTGGAGCAAG TGTCCAAACGACTGTGCATCAGTGGGGAGGAGGTACCGCGATGTACAGTGTGTCGATTCTCAGAGCAAACGTCCTCTCAGACCTTTccactgtcaaaatgtgtccagtAGACCCCTCGGCTCTTTGGTTTGCCCCCACAAGTCCTGCATGACCTGGAGCATATCACCCTGGGGACCG TGCTCTGGCAGCTGTGGTGAAGGTGTCAAGGAGCGGCTGGTGTACTGCCCCGAGCCTCACCGCTGTAGCACCACACTGAGGCCGAACAGCACGGAGCTGTGCAGTTTAAAGCCCTGTACTCACTGGAAAACTGAGGACTGGGAGGAG TGTTCTGTGAGTTGCGGTGGGGGTCAGCAGCAGCGTGCAGTCAGCTGTGTAAGTGAGCAGGATTCGGCTTTAATGCCAAACAGCCTCTGTGAGAAGATTTCCAAACCAGAAACACTCAGGAAGTGCAATATGCAGGAATGCAAGACAAATGCAG GTCCAGTTTGCAAAAAGAACACCATGTCCTCTCGCTTCTGTGACAAGCTGAAGCTGTTGGGTCGCTGTTCTCTCAGGTCAGTCCAAAGACAGTGTTGTGCCACCTGCGGGCCATAA